In the genome of Paracoccus sp. MBLB3053, one region contains:
- a CDS encoding sigma-70 family RNA polymerase sigma factor, with protein sequence MKDDILEQIPALRAYSRALCRSVTDAEDLVQETLLRGIEYADSYQQGTNLRAWLFTIMRNRFYTNCRKSAREQTGGVDCVSPLPQVQPGQEWHMQAIELGAALRDMPTHYREAIILVGAFGESYLDAARILDCDVGTIKSRVNRARQMLRRVLEPEL encoded by the coding sequence ATGAAGGATGACATCCTTGAGCAGATTCCCGCACTGCGGGCCTATTCCCGCGCGCTGTGCAGATCCGTGACGGATGCCGAGGATTTGGTTCAGGAAACCTTGCTGCGCGGGATAGAATATGCCGACAGCTATCAGCAGGGCACCAATCTGCGCGCCTGGCTGTTTACCATCATGCGCAACCGCTTCTATACCAATTGCCGGAAATCTGCCCGCGAACAGACCGGAGGCGTCGATTGCGTGTCGCCTCTGCCGCAGGTCCAGCCGGGGCAGGAATGGCACATGCAGGCAATCGAGCTCGGCGCCGCTTTGCGCGACATGCCCACGCATTACCGCGAGGCCATCATCCTTGTGGGGGCATTCGGCGAAAGCTATCTTGATGCGGCGCGCATACTTGATTGCGACGTTGGCACCATCAAGAGCCGCGTCAACCGGGCAAGGCA